In the genome of Pelobacter seleniigenes DSM 18267, one region contains:
- a CDS encoding DUF423 domain-containing protein: MDRLFFAIGALSAGISVAAGAFGAHVLKEKISPELLTVFEVGARYQMYHALALLATAWALGRWPGALLTAGGWLFVVGTVLFSGSLYALSLSGIRTLGMITPLGGVAFLAGWLCLAIAAWKG; this comes from the coding sequence ATCGACAGGTTATTTTTCGCCATCGGCGCTCTTTCCGCTGGGATCTCGGTCGCGGCCGGAGCCTTCGGCGCACACGTTCTCAAGGAAAAAATTTCCCCGGAGTTGCTGACAGTCTTTGAAGTCGGCGCCCGTTACCAGATGTATCATGCCCTGGCCCTGCTGGCCACGGCCTGGGCGCTGGGCCGTTGGCCGGGGGCACTGCTTACGGCCGGCGGCTGGCTGTTTGTCGTTGGCACAGTGCTGTTTTCCGGCAGTCTGTATGCTCTCAGCCTGAGCGGAATCCGCACCCTGGGCATGATCACACCGCTAGGCGGAGTGGCCTTTCTGGCCGGCTGGCTGTGCCTGGCCATCGCGGCCTGGAAGGGCTGA
- a CDS encoding tripartite tricarboxylate transporter substrate binding protein, with amino-acid sequence MKRNLLITALLSLLILMLIGGPVLAASFPSKTVTVICPWSAGGGTDTILRGLAKQTEPFLGQNITVVNKTGGGGAIGHGAGIHARPDGYTVTMVTFEIISLPPQGLVPFTYKDYDLLMRVNMDPAAITVPKDAPYNNIAEFVAYAKAHPGEIKVGHSGPGSVWQIAGGIFAEKAGIDLTFVPHDGAAPAVTALVGKHIQAVSVSPAEVQGQVEAGSLKMLAVMSDSRLPNFPDVPTMKEAGYDVSFGTWRGLAVPKGTPAEVKKVLHDAFKQGMESEAFLKFAKDSGLGLAYLPADAWDKDLEVASTNVANTMKKLGLAK; translated from the coding sequence ATGAAAAGAAATCTTCTGATCACCGCGCTGTTGAGTCTGCTCATCCTCATGCTGATCGGCGGGCCGGTCCTGGCCGCGTCCTTCCCAAGCAAAACCGTAACCGTTATCTGCCCCTGGTCGGCCGGAGGCGGTACCGATACGATTCTGCGCGGGCTCGCCAAACAGACCGAACCCTTTTTGGGCCAGAACATTACCGTGGTCAACAAGACCGGCGGTGGCGGTGCCATCGGTCATGGCGCCGGGATTCATGCTCGTCCCGACGGCTACACCGTGACCATGGTCACTTTTGAAATCATTTCTTTGCCCCCGCAGGGCCTGGTCCCCTTCACCTACAAAGACTATGATCTGCTGATGCGGGTCAACATGGACCCTGCCGCCATTACCGTCCCCAAGGACGCTCCCTACAACAACATCGCTGAATTTGTTGCCTATGCCAAAGCCCATCCGGGCGAAATCAAGGTCGGCCATTCCGGACCGGGTTCGGTATGGCAGATTGCCGGTGGAATCTTTGCCGAAAAAGCCGGCATCGATCTGACCTTTGTCCCTCATGACGGTGCTGCACCGGCGGTAACCGCACTGGTCGGCAAACATATTCAGGCCGTTTCCGTCAGTCCGGCTGAAGTTCAGGGACAGGTTGAAGCCGGTTCCCTGAAAATGCTGGCCGTGATGAGTGATTCGAGGCTCCCGAATTTTCCCGACGTTCCAACCATGAAAGAAGCCGGTTACGACGTCAGTTTCGGAACCTGGCGTGGACTCGCGGTTCCCAAAGGAACGCCAGCTGAGGTTAAGAAAGTTCTCCATGATGCCTTTAAGCAAGGAATGGAAAGTGAAGCGTTCCTGAAGTTTGCCAAAGATTCGGGCCTGGGCCTGGCCTACCTGCCCGCCGATGCCTGGGATAAAGATCTTGAAGTTGCCTCCACCAATGTTGCCAACACCATGAAAAAATTGGGCCTGGCCAAATAA
- a CDS encoding 4Fe-4S binding protein, whose protein sequence is MTRLLFQLRHNLVLRRNLIQGGFLCWCLYLGFEFSRFVNHYMSYGQTPRVERPPGVEAFLPIGALVSLKSWLLNGTFDPVHPAALVLFLTFIAMALLSRKSFCSWICPVGTLSEWLWRSQERLSGKRFRLWRRVDSALRGLKYLLLFFFVKLILFDMPAPALKGFLSSPYWALSDVKMLHFFTTPSLLSLIVVLLLVVLSFFIRQFWCRYLCPYGALLGLFSWPSPCRITRDPAGCTSCGRCDRACPASLQVSRSQRVTSPECTACLSCINTCPEEKVLGMGVSGSRKQLSGWSFTLLVLAVFASGVVWGMLSGHWHSTLSDRDYLQLIPLLNRF, encoded by the coding sequence ATGACCCGATTGTTATTTCAGCTGCGCCACAACCTGGTACTGCGGCGCAATCTTATCCAGGGCGGCTTTCTTTGCTGGTGCCTGTATCTTGGTTTTGAGTTTTCCCGTTTTGTGAATCACTACATGAGCTACGGCCAGACGCCGCGGGTGGAGCGGCCGCCGGGAGTAGAGGCCTTTCTCCCCATCGGCGCCCTGGTCAGCTTGAAGAGCTGGTTGCTCAACGGCACCTTTGACCCGGTTCACCCGGCTGCGCTGGTCCTGTTTCTGACCTTTATCGCCATGGCCCTGCTGAGCCGTAAATCCTTCTGCTCCTGGATCTGTCCGGTCGGAACCCTGTCCGAATGGCTGTGGCGCAGCCAGGAACGGCTCTCCGGCAAACGCTTCCGGTTGTGGCGCCGGGTTGATAGTGCCCTGCGCGGGCTCAAATATCTGCTGTTGTTCTTTTTTGTCAAACTGATTCTGTTCGACATGCCAGCTCCGGCCCTCAAGGGGTTTCTTTCATCCCCCTACTGGGCGCTCAGCGATGTCAAGATGTTGCACTTTTTCACCACCCCCTCACTGCTGAGCCTGATCGTGGTTCTGCTGCTGGTGGTGCTGTCCTTCTTTATCCGTCAGTTCTGGTGCCGCTACCTGTGCCCTTATGGGGCGTTGCTGGGGCTGTTCAGCTGGCCAAGTCCCTGCCGCATCACCCGGGACCCGGCGGGATGCACGAGCTGTGGCCGCTGCGACCGGGCCTGCCCGGCCTCTCTCCAGGTGTCACGCAGCCAGCGGGTGACCTCGCCGGAATGCACCGCCTGCCTGAGTTGCATCAATACCTGTCCCGAAGAGAAGGTGCTCGGGATGGGCGTCAGCGGTAGCCGGAAGCAGCTTTCCGGCTGGTCTTTTACCCTGCTGGTTCTGGCGGTGTTTGCCAGCGGCGTCGTTTGGGGGATGCTGAGCGGGCATTGGCACAGCACCCTCAGCGACCGCGATTATTTACAGCTGATTCCGTTGCTGAATCGTTTTTAA
- a CDS encoding tripartite tricarboxylate transporter TctB family protein: protein MKRADLIFGLIGLALTGYVWVVTGGFPEDQVVQVGPAFFPRILAVGLGLSSLALIFRAYRHPQETPPEGTRFSIHDPGIQRAGIALAATIAYCFLLEPFGFIPISIIYLLLLMLLLQEKKYLQMIVTAVAVTGVLYLVFSLLLNITLPMGSLYGF, encoded by the coding sequence ATGAAACGAGCTGACTTAATATTCGGATTAATCGGACTCGCCTTGACCGGGTATGTCTGGGTGGTGACGGGAGGGTTTCCAGAAGACCAGGTGGTTCAAGTCGGCCCCGCCTTCTTTCCCAGAATTCTGGCTGTCGGCCTAGGCCTGAGTAGTCTGGCCCTGATCTTTCGGGCCTATCGTCATCCCCAAGAAACTCCCCCAGAGGGCACCCGTTTCAGCATCCATGATCCTGGAATCCAACGCGCTGGCATCGCACTGGCTGCAACAATCGCCTATTGCTTTCTGCTGGAACCGTTCGGGTTCATACCGATCTCTATTATTTACCTGCTATTACTGATGCTGCTACTTCAAGAAAAGAAGTACCTGCAGATGATCGTGACAGCTGTCGCCGTTACTGGGGTTCTGTATCTGGTCTTCAGCCTGCTCCTCAATATCACCCTGCCAATGGGGTCGTTGTATGGATTTTGA
- a CDS encoding putative quinol monooxygenase, which translates to MINVIASIQIKDGQKDRFLDIFKANVPNVLAENGCLEYVPTVDVDSGLPPQQRDSSIVTILEKWASLDDLKAHLVAPHMLAYREQVKDLVVQSSIKVLAAA; encoded by the coding sequence ATGATCAATGTTATTGCATCCATCCAGATCAAAGATGGCCAGAAAGACCGTTTTCTGGATATTTTCAAAGCGAATGTTCCCAATGTCCTGGCCGAAAATGGTTGCCTGGAATATGTTCCGACGGTTGATGTCGATAGCGGCTTACCTCCGCAGCAGCGGGATTCGTCCATCGTCACCATTCTGGAAAAATGGGCCAGCCTTGACGACCTCAAGGCTCACCTGGTCGCACCCCATATGCTCGCTTACCGGGAACAGGTCAAGGATCTGGTTGTTCAGTCTTCCATCAAGGTTCTGGCTGCAGCCTAA
- a CDS encoding TspO/MBR family protein: MPSQTGHSQIAGLAGWFIVTFLAAIVGAAASLHAKVVYIHLFKPAWAPPAAVFGPVWTFLYLLMAVAAWLVWRVNGFAAARTALSLYLAQLFVNGLWSWLFFGWKLGALALADIALLWVLILATIIRFWSISPLAGILLLPYLVWVSFASVLNHAVWQLNPLILG, from the coding sequence ATGCCATCCCAAACCGGACACAGTCAAATAGCAGGATTGGCTGGCTGGTTCATTGTCACTTTTCTGGCCGCCATTGTTGGCGCCGCGGCGTCCCTCCACGCCAAGGTCGTCTACATCCATCTGTTCAAACCGGCCTGGGCGCCTCCGGCCGCAGTCTTCGGCCCAGTCTGGACCTTTCTCTATCTGCTCATGGCTGTCGCGGCCTGGCTGGTCTGGCGGGTCAACGGATTTGCTGCGGCTCGGACCGCCCTGTCCCTTTATCTTGCCCAGCTTTTCGTCAACGGCTTGTGGAGCTGGCTGTTTTTTGGCTGGAAGCTGGGCGCTTTGGCCCTGGCAGACATTGCCCTGCTCTGGGTTCTGATTCTGGCAACCATCATTCGTTTCTGGAGCATTAGCCCGCTGGCCGGGATCTTACTGCTTCCGTATCTGGTCTGGGTCAGCTTTGCCTCGGTGCTGAATCATGCGGTCTGGCAGCTTAATCCGCTGATTCTTGGCTAA
- a CDS encoding sulfite exporter TauE/SafE family protein, producing the protein MDLLHQHLLIIPAIFLFAAFVHGSIGFGFPMLATPLLALVTDLQTAIILTLLPSFIINLVSILSEGNLGTAGRRYLLLAVFAMLGSACGTQILIFTSPDKFKILLAVVILLYLAAGRVNLTIPWIAANPGPAKIGFGFAAGLVGGLTNVMAPVLIIYSLEAKHSRAETIQAANSCFLLGKMAQLLMFSLAGAYTSTQLGLSLAMLPVVGLTLAASFALKRRIQPAAYKNALKILLFLLAMALIVQVGKAQLAHNGVFG; encoded by the coding sequence ATGGATTTGCTTCACCAGCACCTGCTGATCATTCCGGCAATTTTTCTCTTTGCCGCCTTCGTTCACGGCAGCATCGGTTTCGGCTTTCCGATGCTGGCGACACCATTGCTGGCCCTTGTCACCGACCTGCAAACCGCTATCATCCTGACCCTGCTCCCCTCTTTTATCATTAATCTGGTGAGCATCCTCAGTGAAGGCAATCTGGGCACCGCCGGCCGGCGTTACCTCCTGCTGGCGGTGTTCGCCATGCTCGGCAGCGCCTGCGGCACGCAGATTCTGATTTTCACCTCGCCCGATAAATTCAAGATCCTGCTCGCGGTGGTCATCCTGCTCTACCTGGCCGCAGGGCGGGTGAATCTGACCATTCCCTGGATTGCGGCCAATCCCGGACCGGCCAAGATTGGGTTCGGTTTTGCTGCGGGCCTGGTCGGCGGCCTGACCAATGTCATGGCGCCGGTCCTGATCATTTATTCCCTTGAAGCCAAACACTCCAGGGCAGAGACCATCCAGGCCGCAAATTCCTGCTTTCTGCTCGGCAAGATGGCCCAATTACTGATGTTCAGCCTGGCCGGGGCATATACCAGCACACAGCTGGGCCTGTCCCTGGCCATGCTGCCAGTGGTCGGCCTGACCCTGGCCGCCAGCTTTGCCCTGAAAAGGAGGATTCAGCCGGCAGCCTACAAAAACGCGTTAAAAATTCTTCTGTTCCTGCTCGCCATGGCGCTCATCGTTCAGGTCGGTAAAGCCCAACTCGCCCACAACGGGGTCTTTGGTTGA
- a CDS encoding TrkH family potassium uptake protein, which yields MKTQNEKALLDRFTPAQALMFYYALTILLGALLLTTPWAARGKPLSFVDALFTATSAQCVTGLSVIDIGTRLSGFGQSVVLALIQIGGLGIMTFSVYLFIYLRVGVSIRGRWIINETLLHTPISSWRELIRDVFLMTLIIEALGTLLLAVAFVPRLGFWPGLYSAAFHSVSAFCNAGFSLFPDSLISYRANPLVNITLLILIVLGGIGFLVIRELLQTGYSKMSSPQRTVRISLHTKIVLVTTMALIVGGSLAIGIIENNAALAGMPVAEKIWTSLFQAITARTAGFNTIDLNSFEVPTIFLIIFLMFIGASPGSAGGGVKTTSLALFYAIFSSRLKGQPHTSLFRRTIPDDAINKAFSLVLLAITLIGVALFALLIVQTTDPAHENKRLFLSYLFETFSAFTTTGLSLGATNSLSDAGKVIIILLMFAGRVGLLTMAFAIAGKTRNFSARYAEENIMIG from the coding sequence ATGAAAACCCAAAATGAAAAGGCCCTGCTGGACCGGTTCACCCCTGCCCAGGCCTTGATGTTTTATTATGCACTGACCATTCTGCTCGGGGCCTTGCTGCTGACCACCCCCTGGGCGGCTCGCGGCAAACCGCTCTCCTTTGTCGATGCGTTGTTCACCGCCACCTCGGCGCAATGCGTCACCGGTCTCAGCGTCATCGATATCGGCACCCGCCTGAGCGGCTTCGGTCAATCCGTAGTTCTGGCGCTGATCCAGATCGGTGGGCTCGGGATCATGACCTTTTCCGTCTACCTGTTCATTTATCTGCGGGTCGGGGTCAGTATCCGCGGCCGTTGGATCATCAACGAAACCCTGCTCCATACCCCGATCAGTTCCTGGCGGGAACTGATCCGTGACGTTTTCCTGATGACCCTGATCATCGAAGCCCTGGGCACCCTGCTGTTGGCCGTGGCCTTTGTCCCCCGTCTCGGCTTCTGGCCGGGCCTCTACAGTGCCGCCTTTCATTCGGTTTCCGCATTCTGTAACGCCGGCTTTTCCCTGTTCCCGGACAGCCTGATCTCCTATCGCGCCAACCCGCTGGTTAATATCACCTTGCTGATACTGATTGTGCTGGGCGGTATCGGCTTTCTGGTGATTCGGGAACTGCTGCAGACCGGCTACAGCAAAATGAGCAGTCCGCAACGGACCGTGCGCATCTCCCTGCACACCAAAATCGTCCTGGTCACGACCATGGCACTGATCGTCGGTGGCAGCCTTGCCATCGGAATCATCGAAAACAATGCGGCCCTGGCCGGCATGCCCGTGGCGGAAAAAATCTGGACCTCCCTGTTCCAGGCGATCACTGCGCGGACCGCGGGATTCAACACCATCGATCTGAACAGTTTTGAAGTCCCAACCATTTTCCTGATCATCTTTCTGATGTTTATCGGGGCCTCCCCCGGGTCGGCCGGCGGTGGCGTCAAAACCACCAGTCTGGCCTTATTCTACGCAATTTTCTCCAGCCGGCTTAAGGGGCAACCGCATACCAGCCTGTTCCGGCGCACCATCCCGGATGATGCCATCAACAAGGCGTTCTCCTTGGTCCTGTTGGCCATCACCCTGATCGGTGTCGCTTTGTTTGCCCTGCTCATCGTGCAAACAACCGACCCGGCCCACGAGAACAAACGGCTGTTTCTCAGCTATCTGTTTGAAACCTTTTCCGCCTTCACCACCACCGGCCTCTCCCTTGGCGCGACCAACTCTCTATCCGACGCCGGAAAGGTCATTATCATTCTGCTGATGTTTGCCGGCCGGGTCGGGCTGCTGACCATGGCCTTTGCCATTGCCGGAAAAACCCGTAACTTCAGCGCCCGCTATGCGGAAGAGAACATCATGATCGGCTAG
- a CDS encoding tripartite tricarboxylate transporter permease — protein sequence MDFDLFLNGFLSIFQLKPMLMVFLGATGGIMIGSLPGLTATMGVALLVPFTFGLPIGEAMGMLLGIFSGAIYGGSISAILIRTPGTPAAAATLLDGYPMTKRGEAGRALSISVFSSFIGGLTGALIMTFLSPQISRVALEFSAAEYFALAIFGLSIIISVSGGSIIKGIMAGFFGLLISTIGFDPVSGFPRFTFGSMDLLEGPAFIPTLIGLFAFSEVFKGVETLATSKQVVSRITSLLPSWADIKATWKDILKSSVMGTFIGSIPGAGSDIAAFVGYSEAKRRSKNPEKFGKGAIEGVAAAESANNACTGGAMIPLLSLGIPGDAVTAVLLGAFIIQGLRPGPLLYRDHMDVVYSVFAAMIMANIAMFIVGLLGVRFFAKIISIRKSLLLPIIFLLSIVGSYSMRNSLFDIWVALCFGVIGYVLQRNRFPVSPILLALILGPMAEANLRRSLIINDGSIMAVISRPITATFLILGLLSLVTSVLRQNRMNQRLAELTAQADDDD from the coding sequence ATGGATTTTGATCTTTTTTTAAATGGTTTTCTCAGCATTTTTCAATTAAAGCCAATGTTGATGGTCTTCCTCGGTGCCACGGGTGGGATCATGATCGGGTCATTGCCCGGGTTGACCGCCACTATGGGAGTCGCATTGCTTGTCCCTTTCACCTTTGGACTGCCCATTGGTGAAGCGATGGGAATGCTATTGGGGATCTTCAGCGGCGCAATTTACGGTGGTTCCATCTCCGCGATCCTGATCCGAACCCCGGGAACTCCAGCGGCAGCGGCGACCCTGCTGGACGGTTATCCCATGACCAAACGCGGCGAAGCCGGCCGGGCGTTAAGCATCTCGGTCTTTTCCTCTTTTATCGGCGGACTGACCGGTGCCCTGATTATGACCTTCCTGTCACCACAGATTTCCAGGGTTGCCCTTGAGTTCAGCGCCGCCGAATACTTTGCCCTGGCGATCTTCGGCCTGTCCATTATCATTTCCGTGTCCGGCGGTTCCATCATTAAAGGGATCATGGCCGGATTTTTCGGCCTGCTGATTTCCACCATCGGCTTTGATCCGGTCTCGGGCTTCCCTCGCTTTACTTTCGGTTCCATGGATCTGTTGGAGGGGCCGGCCTTCATCCCGACCCTGATCGGGCTGTTCGCCTTTTCCGAGGTATTCAAAGGGGTGGAAACCCTGGCGACCAGCAAGCAGGTAGTCAGCAGAATTACCAGTCTGCTACCGTCCTGGGCCGACATCAAGGCCACCTGGAAGGACATTCTCAAGTCGAGTGTGATGGGAACCTTCATCGGTTCAATCCCCGGAGCGGGCAGCGACATTGCCGCGTTTGTCGGCTACAGCGAGGCCAAACGTCGCTCCAAAAATCCGGAAAAATTCGGCAAAGGGGCGATTGAAGGGGTGGCTGCTGCGGAATCGGCAAACAATGCCTGCACTGGCGGAGCCATGATCCCTTTGCTGTCGCTGGGCATTCCAGGCGATGCGGTCACCGCCGTGCTGCTGGGAGCGTTCATCATCCAGGGGCTGCGCCCCGGCCCCCTGCTCTATCGCGACCATATGGATGTCGTCTACTCGGTCTTTGCCGCCATGATCATGGCCAATATCGCCATGTTTATTGTCGGCCTGCTCGGGGTGCGCTTTTTTGCCAAGATCATTTCCATTCGCAAGAGCCTGCTGCTGCCGATCATTTTCCTGCTCTCCATCGTCGGCTCCTACTCCATGCGCAACAGCCTGTTCGATATCTGGGTCGCGCTCTGCTTCGGGGTTATCGGCTATGTCCTGCAGCGGAACCGGTTCCCGGTCTCTCCCATCCTCCTGGCCCTGATCCTCGGCCCCATGGCTGAAGCCAACCTCAGACGGTCCCTGATCATCAACGACGGTTCGATTATGGCGGTCATCTCGCGCCCGATAACCGCAACCTTCCTGATCCTGGGCCTGCTCTCGCTGGTGACTTCGGTGCTGCGCCAAAACCGCATGAATCAGCGCCTTGCCGAGCTCACCGCGCAGGCGGACGATGACGACTGA
- a CDS encoding VanZ family protein encodes MTLLTFIKGRWKILTLFLLTTIIMLSLWPQDQLPPVPGSDKVHHLLAYTALMFPVALRKPRYWQLIGVLFILLSGIIELIQPYVHRYCDWRDWAANVTGVLCALLLAALFNRNTKGVAS; translated from the coding sequence ATGACATTACTGACTTTTATCAAAGGCAGGTGGAAAATTTTGACCCTGTTCCTTCTGACCACCATCATCATGTTGTCTCTTTGGCCCCAGGATCAGCTCCCTCCAGTCCCCGGCAGCGACAAGGTTCATCATCTGCTCGCCTATACGGCCCTGATGTTTCCTGTTGCGCTGCGTAAACCCAGATATTGGCAACTGATCGGTGTTTTATTCATTCTGCTTAGCGGGATCATCGAGCTGATTCAACCCTATGTCCATCGTTATTGCGACTGGCGGGATTGGGCCGCCAATGTCACCGGAGTTCTTTGCGCCCTGCTTCTGGCAGCGCTATTCAATAGAAACACCAAAGGAGTTGCGTCATGA
- a CDS encoding potassium channel family protein encodes MKKKFCVIGLGHFGFHVVGNLHDAGHEVIAIDADKNKVQAVKDICSYAILSDAANKDFLSSQGVAEMDAVIVSMGDRSHLATLVTLYLKELKVKRILVKALNADHGRILERVGATDVIFPEKEMAKRLAHNLTSPNILEFIPLAEDYSLSELEPPKHFIGKTLSQLDLRKKHRVTVIAIKDVLSDHFIPAPPPDYLIKNSDILILIGKPDDIDKSFGK; translated from the coding sequence ATGAAAAAGAAATTTTGCGTCATCGGCCTCGGCCATTTCGGTTTTCATGTTGTCGGAAACCTGCATGATGCCGGTCACGAAGTGATTGCCATAGATGCGGACAAAAACAAAGTCCAGGCGGTCAAGGATATCTGTTCCTACGCGATCCTCAGTGATGCCGCCAACAAGGATTTTCTGAGCAGTCAAGGCGTGGCCGAAATGGATGCGGTGATCGTCTCCATGGGAGACCGCTCCCATCTGGCCACCCTGGTGACCCTTTACTTGAAAGAACTCAAGGTCAAACGCATCCTGGTCAAAGCCCTCAATGCAGACCATGGCCGCATCCTGGAGCGGGTCGGAGCCACCGACGTGATTTTTCCGGAAAAAGAAATGGCAAAACGCCTGGCCCACAACCTGACCAGCCCGAACATTCTGGAATTCATTCCCCTGGCCGAAGACTACTCCCTTTCGGAACTGGAGCCGCCCAAGCACTTCATCGGCAAAACCCTCAGCCAACTGGACCTGCGGAAGAAGCACCGGGTCACGGTCATTGCCATCAAAGATGTCTTGAGCGATCACTTTATCCCGGCACCACCCCCCGATTACCTGATCAAAAACAGCGATATTCTGATCCTGATCGGCAAACCGGACGATATCGACAAATCTTTCGGCAAATAG
- a CDS encoding DODA-type extradiol aromatic ring-opening family dioxygenase, with the protein MTVTGRGRIIYFSHGGGPLPILGDASHNAMVKFMKQLPDNFNRPEAILVISAHWEEQLPTLLGSATPKMLYDYYGFPEETYHIDYPAPGNPPLADKIVKLFARQNIQSRIDSERGFDHGLYIPLLLMYPAAEIPALQLSLRKSLDPAEHLAMGYALRELLQENILVIGSGFSFHNLSAFFRQVGNTADPANDAFQDWLIETCTGPLPQREREQRLLHWQQAPSARYCHPREEHLLPLHVCLAAANSPAEKIFDDRIAGKRAVAFQWNS; encoded by the coding sequence ATGACTGTCACCGGCAGAGGCCGTATCATTTATTTTTCCCACGGCGGCGGCCCACTCCCTATCCTGGGAGATGCCAGTCATAACGCCATGGTTAAGTTCATGAAACAATTACCGGATAATTTTAACCGGCCGGAGGCGATTCTGGTGATCAGCGCCCACTGGGAAGAGCAGCTGCCAACCCTGCTGGGTTCAGCAACCCCCAAAATGCTCTATGATTATTATGGATTCCCGGAAGAAACCTACCATATCGACTATCCGGCGCCGGGAAATCCCCCCTTGGCGGACAAAATCGTCAAGCTGTTCGCCCGGCAGAATATCCAGAGCCGGATCGATAGCGAGCGGGGTTTCGACCACGGTCTTTATATTCCCCTGCTCCTGATGTACCCCGCTGCGGAGATTCCCGCACTGCAACTCTCCCTGCGCAAAAGTTTAGATCCTGCCGAACACCTGGCCATGGGGTACGCCCTGCGGGAGTTACTGCAAGAGAATATCCTGGTCATCGGCTCCGGCTTTTCTTTTCATAACCTCAGCGCCTTTTTCCGGCAGGTTGGCAACACTGCCGACCCGGCCAACGACGCATTTCAGGATTGGTTGATTGAAACCTGCACCGGCCCGCTTCCGCAAAGGGAGCGCGAACAACGGCTGCTCCATTGGCAGCAAGCACCGTCAGCACGCTATTGTCACCCCCGGGAGGAGCACCTGCTCCCCTTGCATGTCTGTCTGGCGGCAGCAAACAGTCCTGCCGAAAAAATCTTTGATGACCGGATTGCGGGGAAAAGAGCCGTCGCTTTTCAGTGGAACAGTTAA